A single Oncorhynchus tshawytscha isolate Ot180627B linkage group LG01, Otsh_v2.0, whole genome shotgun sequence DNA region contains:
- the LOC112258869 gene encoding serine/threonine-protein phosphatase CPPED1 isoform X3 gives MAEAEDIFLRAKQRTFTGLTEDEQKEWRGPFCFIQAADPQLGLMKTWREGDCDGGGDEWTDEVQLTQQAVEAVNKLSPRPKFMVLCGDLVHAMPSTQYREGQERDLKVALRGTDPSIPLVFVSGNHDLGNTPTPETVAQFCNAWGDDYFSFWVGGVLCLVLNSQLFFDASACPDLRDAQEAWLEDQLQRASQGPGVTPKHVLVFQHIPLYLKTPDEEDDYFNLQTATRQSLLGRFKRAGGLRSCHTVTHPLPERPFSCISLRSSKPFIKDQLLFECRKMVSGCLIL, from the exons ATGAACAGAAGGAATGGAGAGGCCCGTTCTGCTTCATCCAGGCTGCAGACCCCCAGCTGGGTCTGATGAAGacctggagggagggggactgtgACGGGGGAGGGGATGAGTGGACCGATGAGGTCCAGCTGACCCAGCAGGCTGTGGAGGCCGTCAACAAGCTGAGCCCCAGGCCCAAGTTCATGGTGCTGTGTGGGGACCTGGTTCATGCCATGCCAA GCACCCAGTACCGGGAGGGGCAGGAGCGGGACTTGAAGGTGGCTCTGAGGGGCacagacccctccatccctctggtgTTTGTCAGTGGTAACCATGACCTGGGTAACACACCCACCCCAGAGACTGTAGCCCAGTTCTGCAACGCCTGGGGAGACGATTACTTCAGCTTCTGG GTTGGAGGGGTGCTGTGTCTGGTGCTGAACTCCCAGCTGTTCTTTGATGCGTCGGCCTGCCCCGACCTGAGAGACGCCCAGGAAGCCTGGTTAGAGGACCAGCTGCAGAGGGCCTCTCAGGGGCCCGGGGTCACCCCCAAACACGTCCTGGTGTTCCAGCACATCCCTCTGTACTTAAAGACCCCCGACGAGGAGGACGACTACTTTAACCTGCAGACCGCCACGAGGCAGAGCCTCCTAGGCAGGTTCAAACGGGCAG GCGGTCTGAGAAGCTGCCACACAGTGACCCACCCACTACCTGAGAGGCCTTTCAGTTGTATTTCTCTCCGTTCCTCCAAACCTTTTATTAAAGATCAACTTTTGTTTGAGTGCCGCAAAATGGTCTCCGGCTGTCTTATTTTGTGA
- the LOC112258869 gene encoding serine/threonine-protein phosphatase CPPED1 isoform X2: MAEAEDIFLRAKQRTFTGLTEDEQKEWRGPFCFIQAADPQLGLMKTWREGDCDGGGDEWTDEVQLTQQAVEAVNKLSPRPKFMVLCGDLVHAMPSTQYREGQERDLKVALRGTDPSIPLVFVSGNHDLGNTPTPETVAQFCNAWGDDYFSFWVGGVLCLVLNSQLFFDASACPDLRDAQEAWLEDQLQRASQGPGVTPKHVLVFQHIPLYLKTPDEEDDYFNLQTATRQSLLGRFKRAGVKAVFSGHYHRNAGGLHNGLDMVVSSAIGCQLGEDTHGVRVVVVTADQVIHRYHSLEQLSGRGMDEDLRKLLQA, from the exons ATGAACAGAAGGAATGGAGAGGCCCGTTCTGCTTCATCCAGGCTGCAGACCCCCAGCTGGGTCTGATGAAGacctggagggagggggactgtgACGGGGGAGGGGATGAGTGGACCGATGAGGTCCAGCTGACCCAGCAGGCTGTGGAGGCCGTCAACAAGCTGAGCCCCAGGCCCAAGTTCATGGTGCTGTGTGGGGACCTGGTTCATGCCATGCCAA GCACCCAGTACCGGGAGGGGCAGGAGCGGGACTTGAAGGTGGCTCTGAGGGGCacagacccctccatccctctggtgTTTGTCAGTGGTAACCATGACCTGGGTAACACACCCACCCCAGAGACTGTAGCCCAGTTCTGCAACGCCTGGGGAGACGATTACTTCAGCTTCTGG GTTGGAGGGGTGCTGTGTCTGGTGCTGAACTCCCAGCTGTTCTTTGATGCGTCGGCCTGCCCCGACCTGAGAGACGCCCAGGAAGCCTGGTTAGAGGACCAGCTGCAGAGGGCCTCTCAGGGGCCCGGGGTCACCCCCAAACACGTCCTGGTGTTCCAGCACATCCCTCTGTACTTAAAGACCCCCGACGAGGAGGACGACTACTTTAACCTGCAGACCGCCACGAGGCAGAGCCTCCTAGGCAGGTTCAAACGGGCAG GAGTGAAGGCGGTGTTCTCCGGCCACTACCACCGTAATGCGGGGGGGCTCCACAATGGCCTGGACATGGTGGTGAGCTCCGCTATAGGCTGCCAGCTGGGAGAGGACACCCATGGGGTCAGGGTGGTGGTAGTGACCGCCGACCAGGTCATCCATCGCTACCACAGCCTGGAGCAGCTCAGTGGGCGGGGCATGGACGAGGACCTCAGGAAACTACTGCAGGCCTGA
- the LOC112258869 gene encoding serine/threonine-protein phosphatase CPPED1 isoform X5 — MAEAEDIFLRAKQRTFTGLTEDEQKEWRGPFCFIQAADPQLGLMKTWREGDCDGGGDEWTDEVQLTQQAVEAVNKLSPRPKFMVLCGDLVHAMPSTQYREGQERDLKVALRGTDPSIPLVFVSGNHDLGNTPTPETVAQFCNAWGDDYFSFWVGGVLCLVLNSQLFFDASACPDLRDAQEAWLEDQLQRASQGPGVTPKHVLVFQHIPLYLKTPDEEDDYFNLQTATRQSLLGRFKRAGSYKARSRTSVSSRGLDSFQGESAPWTAL; from the exons ATGAACAGAAGGAATGGAGAGGCCCGTTCTGCTTCATCCAGGCTGCAGACCCCCAGCTGGGTCTGATGAAGacctggagggagggggactgtgACGGGGGAGGGGATGAGTGGACCGATGAGGTCCAGCTGACCCAGCAGGCTGTGGAGGCCGTCAACAAGCTGAGCCCCAGGCCCAAGTTCATGGTGCTGTGTGGGGACCTGGTTCATGCCATGCCAA GCACCCAGTACCGGGAGGGGCAGGAGCGGGACTTGAAGGTGGCTCTGAGGGGCacagacccctccatccctctggtgTTTGTCAGTGGTAACCATGACCTGGGTAACACACCCACCCCAGAGACTGTAGCCCAGTTCTGCAACGCCTGGGGAGACGATTACTTCAGCTTCTGG GTTGGAGGGGTGCTGTGTCTGGTGCTGAACTCCCAGCTGTTCTTTGATGCGTCGGCCTGCCCCGACCTGAGAGACGCCCAGGAAGCCTGGTTAGAGGACCAGCTGCAGAGGGCCTCTCAGGGGCCCGGGGTCACCCCCAAACACGTCCTGGTGTTCCAGCACATCCCTCTGTACTTAAAGACCCCCGACGAGGAGGACGACTACTTTAACCTGCAGACCGCCACGAGGCAGAGCCTCCTAGGCAGGTTCAAACGGGCAG GGAGCTACAAAGCCAGGAGCAGGACTTCTGTCAGCTCCAGAGGGCTAGATAGTTTCCAAGGTgagtcagcaccatggacagctttATAG
- the LOC112258869 gene encoding serine/threonine-protein phosphatase CPPED1 isoform X6 has product MAEAEDIFLRAKQRTFTGLTEDEQKEWRGPFCFIQAADPQLGLMKTWREGDCDGGGDEWTDEVQLTQQAVEAVNKLSPRPKFMVLCGDLVHAMPSTQYREGQERDLKVALRGTDPSIPLVFVSGNHDLGNTPTPETVAQFCNAWGDDYFSFWVGGVLCLVLNSQLFFDASACPDLRDAQEAWLEDQLQRASQGPGVTPKHVLVFQHIPLYLKTPDEEDDYFNLQTATRQSLLGRFKRAGSAVFFFYQHVKLI; this is encoded by the exons ATGAACAGAAGGAATGGAGAGGCCCGTTCTGCTTCATCCAGGCTGCAGACCCCCAGCTGGGTCTGATGAAGacctggagggagggggactgtgACGGGGGAGGGGATGAGTGGACCGATGAGGTCCAGCTGACCCAGCAGGCTGTGGAGGCCGTCAACAAGCTGAGCCCCAGGCCCAAGTTCATGGTGCTGTGTGGGGACCTGGTTCATGCCATGCCAA GCACCCAGTACCGGGAGGGGCAGGAGCGGGACTTGAAGGTGGCTCTGAGGGGCacagacccctccatccctctggtgTTTGTCAGTGGTAACCATGACCTGGGTAACACACCCACCCCAGAGACTGTAGCCCAGTTCTGCAACGCCTGGGGAGACGATTACTTCAGCTTCTGG GTTGGAGGGGTGCTGTGTCTGGTGCTGAACTCCCAGCTGTTCTTTGATGCGTCGGCCTGCCCCGACCTGAGAGACGCCCAGGAAGCCTGGTTAGAGGACCAGCTGCAGAGGGCCTCTCAGGGGCCCGGGGTCACCCCCAAACACGTCCTGGTGTTCCAGCACATCCCTCTGTACTTAAAGACCCCCGACGAGGAGGACGACTACTTTAACCTGCAGACCGCCACGAGGCAGAGCCTCCTAGGCAGGTTCAAACGGGCAG gatctgctgttttttttttttaccaacatGTCAAGCTCATATGA
- the LOC112258869 gene encoding serine/threonine-protein phosphatase CPPED1 isoform X1 has product MAEAEDIFLRAKQRTFTGLTEDEQKEWRGPFCFIQAADPQLGLMKTWREGDCDGGGDEWTDEVQLTQQAVEAVNKLSPRPKFMVLCGDLVHAMPSTQYREGQERDLKVALRGTDPSIPLVFVSGNHDLGNTPTPETVAQFCNAWGDDYFSFWVGGVLCLVLNSQLFFDASACPDLRDAQEAWLEDQLQRASQGPGVTPKHVLVFQHIPLYLKTPDEEDDYFNLQTATRQSLLGRFKRAVKPLNNYTTPVIQQTPIQSDTPKHPGSSPAQWHVDRSPTRPKKRESEPSKFLHSFPIAIPQPFETPPTVPPPSRRTFEKIQFHSPPPITPQCTNKQENELKIKKEKTRKQQTTTI; this is encoded by the exons ATGAACAGAAGGAATGGAGAGGCCCGTTCTGCTTCATCCAGGCTGCAGACCCCCAGCTGGGTCTGATGAAGacctggagggagggggactgtgACGGGGGAGGGGATGAGTGGACCGATGAGGTCCAGCTGACCCAGCAGGCTGTGGAGGCCGTCAACAAGCTGAGCCCCAGGCCCAAGTTCATGGTGCTGTGTGGGGACCTGGTTCATGCCATGCCAA GCACCCAGTACCGGGAGGGGCAGGAGCGGGACTTGAAGGTGGCTCTGAGGGGCacagacccctccatccctctggtgTTTGTCAGTGGTAACCATGACCTGGGTAACACACCCACCCCAGAGACTGTAGCCCAGTTCTGCAACGCCTGGGGAGACGATTACTTCAGCTTCTGG GTTGGAGGGGTGCTGTGTCTGGTGCTGAACTCCCAGCTGTTCTTTGATGCGTCGGCCTGCCCCGACCTGAGAGACGCCCAGGAAGCCTGGTTAGAGGACCAGCTGCAGAGGGCCTCTCAGGGGCCCGGGGTCACCCCCAAACACGTCCTGGTGTTCCAGCACATCCCTCTGTACTTAAAGACCCCCGACGAGGAGGACGACTACTTTAACCTGCAGACCGCCACGAGGCAGAGCCTCCTAGGCAGGTTCAAACGGGCAG tgaagccgctcaacaactacaccacaccagtcatccaacagactcccattcagagcgacacaccgaagcatccagggtcaagcCCTGCTCAATGGCacgttgacagatctcccaccaggccaaaaaaacGTGAATCCGAACCCTCCAAGTTCCTCCACAGTTTCCCAATAGCTATCCCTCAACCATTTGAGACCCCTCCAACAGTCCCGCCCCCCTCAAGAAGAACATTTGAAAAAATacaattccattccccacccccaataaccccccaatgcaccaacaagcAAGAGAATGAACTGAAGATAAAAAAGGAAAAGACAAGAAAGCAGCAAACAACAAcaatttaa
- the LOC112258869 gene encoding serine/threonine-protein phosphatase CPPED1 isoform X4 — protein MAEAEDIFLRAKQRTFTGLTEGTQYREGQERDLKVALRGTDPSIPLVFVSGNHDLGNTPTPETVAQFCNAWGDDYFSFWVGGVLCLVLNSQLFFDASACPDLRDAQEAWLEDQLQRASQGPGVTPKHVLVFQHIPLYLKTPDEEDDYFNLQTATRQSLLGRFKRAVKPLNNYTTPVIQQTPIQSDTPKHPGSSPAQWHVDRSPTRPKKRESEPSKFLHSFPIAIPQPFETPPTVPPPSRRTFEKIQFHSPPPITPQCTNKQENELKIKKEKTRKQQTTTI, from the exons GCACCCAGTACCGGGAGGGGCAGGAGCGGGACTTGAAGGTGGCTCTGAGGGGCacagacccctccatccctctggtgTTTGTCAGTGGTAACCATGACCTGGGTAACACACCCACCCCAGAGACTGTAGCCCAGTTCTGCAACGCCTGGGGAGACGATTACTTCAGCTTCTGG GTTGGAGGGGTGCTGTGTCTGGTGCTGAACTCCCAGCTGTTCTTTGATGCGTCGGCCTGCCCCGACCTGAGAGACGCCCAGGAAGCCTGGTTAGAGGACCAGCTGCAGAGGGCCTCTCAGGGGCCCGGGGTCACCCCCAAACACGTCCTGGTGTTCCAGCACATCCCTCTGTACTTAAAGACCCCCGACGAGGAGGACGACTACTTTAACCTGCAGACCGCCACGAGGCAGAGCCTCCTAGGCAGGTTCAAACGGGCAG tgaagccgctcaacaactacaccacaccagtcatccaacagactcccattcagagcgacacaccgaagcatccagggtcaagcCCTGCTCAATGGCacgttgacagatctcccaccaggccaaaaaaacGTGAATCCGAACCCTCCAAGTTCCTCCACAGTTTCCCAATAGCTATCCCTCAACCATTTGAGACCCCTCCAACAGTCCCGCCCCCCTCAAGAAGAACATTTGAAAAAATacaattccattccccacccccaataaccccccaatgcaccaacaagcAAGAGAATGAACTGAAGATAAAAAAGGAAAAGACAAGAAAGCAGCAAACAACAAcaatttaa